The following are from one region of the Blastocatellia bacterium genome:
- a CDS encoding potassium channel family protein yields MTISLRPMGLLRSFFNFLSRRSLRGRYAVLYILILLGYAYVYFLLPGNEFYHANINREPMLQTDKGRISKEMQAQIADTFRQYYGGDKKTVSGWTVDANTFQVLFLEATDKGNDVEIQFKLDVKLTNQSLQEMSLYIDPIVTFSATERSADSSGGDMQRKVVAVSIPEVPHWEKKDNPSFAEAFFPSGAPPAAQKGESAGTDKDFGPVLRVMPITKRLSDDIIKLARGIQGNPSNLSGYFQRMLYLSAVTITTLGYGDIAPLTTRARLLVLSEAVVGIIVIGLFINAGSQKKSRDRSADSP; encoded by the coding sequence ATGACAATTTCTCTCCGTCCTATGGGTTTGTTGCGCAGCTTCTTCAACTTTCTGAGCAGGCGTTCACTGAGAGGGCGGTATGCTGTTTTATATATCCTGATCCTTCTAGGATACGCATATGTCTATTTTCTGCTTCCCGGCAACGAATTCTATCACGCGAACATCAACCGCGAGCCCATGCTGCAAACTGATAAAGGGCGCATCAGCAAGGAGATGCAAGCGCAGATTGCCGACACTTTTCGGCAGTATTATGGGGGCGACAAAAAAACGGTCAGCGGCTGGACTGTCGACGCGAACACTTTTCAGGTACTCTTCCTGGAAGCGACCGACAAGGGGAACGACGTAGAGATACAATTCAAGTTAGACGTGAAGCTGACTAATCAGTCACTCCAGGAAATGTCGCTTTATATCGATCCCATCGTTACATTCTCCGCGACCGAGAGGTCTGCGGACTCTTCAGGCGGTGACATGCAGCGAAAAGTGGTCGCCGTGTCTATACCGGAGGTGCCCCATTGGGAGAAGAAGGACAATCCATCCTTCGCCGAAGCCTTTTTCCCATCTGGCGCTCCCCCTGCGGCTCAAAAGGGGGAAAGCGCGGGCACCGACAAGGACTTTGGCCCTGTGCTCAGGGTCATGCCCATCACGAAGCGTTTGAGCGACGACATTATAAAGCTCGCCAGAGGCATACAAGGCAACCCCTCAAACCTGAGCGGGTATTTTCAGCGGATGCTGTACCTGAGCGCAGTCACCATTACGACGTTGGGCTACGGGGATATCGCGCCGTTGACGACTAGAGCGCGCCTCCTCGTCTTGTCAGAAGCGGTAGTCGGCATTATTGTCATTGGCCTGTTCATAAACGCCGGCTCGCAGAAAAAGAGCCGGGACCGCTCCGCAGACTCGCCATAA
- a CDS encoding toll/interleukin-1 receptor domain-containing protein yields MPRIIRVFYINHPKDSKLLQELEAHMGVLSRKGFISEWSESKGLAGDEKDRMIDDNLNSADIIVPLISADFFASRDCGAEMKQAVGRHRAGEACVIPIFLRPFVWKEEEDLESLVILPRDPKSINEPKAVSKWSDRNEAFVFVVKVICKVIERLHNGEAVRAVAGDIDLDSSEEIGTIIKRAKDNRARQSDNLLPFLCDRAAQDKTLEDEIKKWFVEEGTDATPRPRKPLVGIVQGDDQECVSMYKRRLQEFSLRRFLRADARRAIRSYYMKLPTAVSKAEDCLEDFQRDLAEKLTYSRYLSREQISEEIARSGAPVFIYSSLDTELWDANAPEVIRTFLRFWDRLSPLPPTSQLIACLLLKHNMRSPEWAARKEQARQFIAGLDLSLYPGVTVLKLPELAPVPRGEALNWVREGINFEGFCDQHPAEFCDTEGGEEYICEEIYESAETVKPMKLLAAKLDTLLETYRCRR; encoded by the coding sequence ATGCCTCGGATTATCAGAGTATTTTATATAAATCATCCGAAAGACAGTAAGCTCTTGCAAGAGCTTGAGGCGCACATGGGGGTATTGAGCCGGAAAGGCTTCATCAGTGAGTGGAGCGAGAGCAAGGGCCTGGCGGGCGACGAGAAGGATAGGATGATCGACGACAACTTGAACAGCGCCGATATCATCGTGCCGCTCATCAGCGCCGACTTCTTCGCCTCCAGGGACTGCGGGGCGGAGATGAAGCAGGCCGTCGGGCGGCACCGCGCCGGCGAGGCTTGCGTGATCCCCATCTTTCTCAGGCCCTTCGTATGGAAGGAAGAAGAAGACCTTGAGAGTCTGGTGATCCTGCCGCGCGACCCCAAGTCGATCAATGAGCCCAAAGCGGTCAGCAAGTGGAGCGACCGCAATGAAGCCTTCGTCTTCGTGGTGAAGGTTATCTGTAAGGTGATCGAACGTCTGCACAACGGCGAGGCGGTTCGCGCCGTCGCCGGCGATATTGACCTCGACAGCTCGGAAGAAATCGGCACCATCATTAAGCGGGCCAAAGACAACCGGGCGCGGCAGTCTGACAACCTGCTTCCTTTTCTCTGCGACCGCGCCGCTCAGGACAAGACCCTGGAAGACGAGATAAAGAAGTGGTTCGTGGAAGAAGGCACCGACGCCACGCCGCGCCCGCGCAAGCCACTGGTCGGCATTGTGCAGGGCGATGACCAGGAGTGCGTCAGCATGTATAAGCGCCGGCTACAGGAGTTCTCGCTGCGCAGGTTCCTGCGCGCCGACGCTCGACGCGCCATCCGCAGCTATTATATGAAGCTGCCCACCGCGGTGTCGAAGGCCGAAGACTGCCTGGAGGACTTCCAGAGGGACCTCGCCGAAAAACTGACCTACAGCCGTTACCTGTCCCGCGAGCAGATCAGTGAAGAGATCGCCCGGTCGGGCGCGCCAGTCTTCATTTACTCGTCGCTCGACACAGAGCTGTGGGACGCCAACGCGCCCGAAGTCATCCGCACCTTTCTGCGCTTCTGGGATCGCCTGTCGCCGCTGCCGCCGACTTCGCAACTGATCGCTTGCTTGCTCCTCAAGCACAACATGCGCAGCCCGGAATGGGCGGCCAGAAAGGAGCAGGCGCGGCAGTTTATCGCCGGCCTCGACCTGTCGCTCTATCCGGGCGTGACCGTCCTCAAGCTGCCAGAGCTTGCGCCCGTCCCACGCGGCGAGGCCCTCAACTGGGTGCGCGAAGGAATCAACTTCGAGGGCTTTTGCGACCAGCATCCGGCAGAGTTCTGCGACACGGAAGGGGGCGAGGAGTACATTTGCGAAGAGATTTATGAATCCGCGGAGACGGTTAAGCCGATGAAGTTGCTCGCCGCCAAGCTGGACACCTTACTGGAGACCTACCGTTGCAGGAGATGA
- a CDS encoding nuclear transport factor 2 family protein, protein MTDAEQLTQLEQHWMEAWRTKDHQTLESILAPDYTFTLSTHPQRAYSRQEWLDLVSEYDCEWFHFEQVAVRLLEPYAVVSSRFRQRAVVRGQERSGEFFLVDVWRRVEGGWQVAARYSAWPEPMSASVEQLG, encoded by the coding sequence ATGACCGATGCCGAACAACTCACCCAACTAGAGCAGCACTGGATGGAAGCTTGGCGCACGAAGGATCATCAGACGCTGGAGAGCATCTTAGCCCCCGACTATACCTTCACCCTCTCAACTCACCCGCAGCGGGCTTACTCGCGGCAAGAATGGCTCGACTTAGTCAGCGAGTACGACTGCGAGTGGTTTCACTTTGAGCAAGTCGCCGTGCGACTACTTGAGCCCTATGCCGTCGTCAGTTCAAGATTCCGGCAGCGGGCGGTAGTGCGAGGGCAAGAGCGCAGCGGAGAGTTCTTTCTGGTGGATGTGTGGCGGCGAGTGGAGGGCGGATGGCAGGTGGCGGCACGCTACTCGGCATGGCCAGAGCCGATGAGCGCGTCGGTAGAGCAACTGGGCTGA
- a CDS encoding tetratricopeptide repeat protein produces MDNLIEEAKRLKEEGRLDEAVTTLKRAIEINIDDANAYFQLGLVYFDKQDYAEAKKVLTVAAGLNPSNALIYYTAGRVCHAMGDKEGVQIMHMALIIADPAMSRKLADETTE; encoded by the coding sequence GTGGATAACTTGATAGAAGAAGCCAAACGCCTCAAAGAGGAGGGCCGTCTCGATGAAGCGGTCACGACACTCAAGCGGGCGATTGAGATCAACATAGATGACGCAAACGCCTACTTTCAGCTAGGGCTGGTCTATTTCGACAAGCAGGATTATGCCGAGGCGAAGAAGGTGTTGACGGTGGCGGCAGGGCTGAATCCCAGCAACGCGCTCATCTATTACACAGCCGGGCGGGTCTGCCACGCGATGGGCGACAAAGAAGGCGTGCAGATCATGCACATGGCCTTGATTATTGCCGATCCTGCAATGTCTCGAAAGCTTGCTGACGAAACGACGGAATGA
- a CDS encoding toll/interleukin-1 receptor domain-containing protein, whose product MADETLNQPIEIFYSYAHRDERLRKRLEDHLAVLRRRGLVAGWHDRDIDAGTEWKTQIDTHLQTAQIILLLISGSFLASDYCYELEMKVALERHDRREARVIPIILRPCLWKDAPFARLQVLPRDGKPVTAWPSPDEAFLSVAEGILAVVKHMRGEAH is encoded by the coding sequence ATGGCCGACGAGACGCTTAACCAACCGATAGAAATCTTTTACTCTTACGCTCACCGCGATGAGCGGTTGAGAAAACGGCTGGAAGATCACCTCGCCGTCTTGCGGCGGCGGGGCCTGGTCGCCGGTTGGCACGACCGCGACATTGACGCCGGCACCGAGTGGAAAACGCAGATTGATACCCACCTGCAAACCGCGCAGATCATCCTGCTGCTGATAAGCGGCAGCTTTCTGGCATCGGATTACTGTTATGAGCTTGAGATGAAGGTCGCCTTGGAGCGCCACGACCGGCGCGAGGCCCGCGTAATCCCGATCATCCTGCGGCCATGTCTGTGGAAGGATGCGCCGTTCGCCCGGCTGCAAGTGTTACCGAGGGACGGTAAGCCGGTGACCGCATGGCCAAGCCCTGACGAAGCATTCCTGAGCGTTGCTGAAGGCATTCTCGCGGTCGTCAAGCACATGCGCGGCGAAGCTCACTGA
- a CDS encoding DUF6603 domain-containing protein translates to MGWSEAAIDSSTIAQIAQGCGDLYQAIKSLAENPPKSLSDLAQSLGTLGTAFRGLINLIEGLTHSASVPVEFKRFGQELVEQLITDYLWGYHPIAFRVCVLLTLVRVREELEWTVHNGEVIRVPDRQPRFELGRLADLLSDPVGTLKLEYLPRGLGDGDAADAAADKLFPAVAALLGSVKGLAASYGISGPLRDGLDWGAFGNKVIPHMLCVYTRPGAFLVVNDGSFTEVSFGATLALASPDRLAGSNPALVVAPFGSFEAAFPVGGGWQLDIALGGTTFPAFAIGPGGFELLEAGSVTSIKGHIGAEKSGQVEGAPAWQVGSDTGTRLQISSLSLGVDMSLEGADADIGFLIKIGQSALVIAPGDGDGFLQKVLPKDGFKIDFNLAFGWSKSHGVYFDGGAGFEVTLPVHRTLFDIIEIETVSIALAISKEGLRPAVATTINVHIGPVAATVERMGLSANLAFKEGNLGPVDLSVGFKPPNGLGIVINAGPVTGGGFISFDFENQRYAGVLQLKLYSIGITAIGLLDTKLPGGQSGFSFLIIIAVEFTPIQLGFGFTLNGVGGLAGINRTIVTQVLRDGLRQKALDSILFPPEPVKRATQLISDLRRVFPPAENRYVFGPMLKIGWATFLEASLGVILEVPSPVRIIILGQLDVLMPERHAPIVELHLDVLGIIDFGEKLFSLDASLYDSRVALFNISGDMALRLSWGDNPSFALSVGGFNPHFQPPPAFPTLRRLCISLGYEDNPRLALEAYFAVTSNSFQFGAALSLYAALGPLEIKGFMGFDALFIFEPFSFIIDFQASLELSIWGFKLLGIYVTATLSGPTPYHIIGEAKVSILFFEVSAHIDFTFGDEKHESVPGADPWPLLEAAVEDQRNWSASLPPASVAAVTLAAPEGNQAPVLVDPMGGITLRQKVVPFNQRLTKFGEAAPKVHDLFQLEEVKLGSSSLRLPDPELNLVSDHFAPGQFREMTDAEKISSPSFVDLPSGFTLASDALTVGGGMETRVEYTTKLIDTKNKTSVDAGTHPVSGATLLQMARRGAQGSELAMAGLSKYAPSPADPKLVALAEEQFVVAQKADLKMRADITHPVSKGLAQLALADYLSRKPSEREMLQVIPLAESKEAA, encoded by the coding sequence ATGGGATGGTCGGAAGCGGCAATAGATAGCTCGACCATCGCACAGATCGCTCAGGGCTGCGGAGACCTTTACCAGGCAATCAAGAGCCTGGCTGAAAATCCGCCTAAGAGCCTCAGCGATCTCGCTCAGAGCCTGGGCACGCTTGGAACAGCATTCCGAGGCTTAATAAACCTGATTGAAGGATTAACTCACTCCGCCTCCGTGCCGGTCGAGTTTAAACGTTTCGGCCAGGAACTGGTCGAGCAGCTCATTACGGACTACCTGTGGGGGTACCACCCCATTGCCTTTAGGGTCTGTGTTCTGCTCACCCTCGTACGGGTTCGGGAAGAACTGGAATGGACCGTCCATAATGGGGAAGTCATCAGGGTGCCTGACCGGCAGCCAAGATTCGAGCTGGGCCGTCTGGCTGATTTGCTGTCCGATCCGGTCGGCACTTTAAAGCTTGAGTACCTGCCGCGGGGATTGGGCGATGGCGATGCCGCCGATGCCGCCGCGGACAAGCTGTTTCCGGCGGTGGCCGCCTTGCTGGGTTCCGTGAAGGGCCTGGCGGCCAGTTACGGAATTTCTGGGCCATTGCGAGACGGTCTTGATTGGGGTGCTTTTGGCAATAAGGTCATTCCGCACATGCTCTGTGTATACACCAGGCCAGGCGCATTCCTGGTTGTGAATGACGGCTCATTCACCGAAGTGAGTTTTGGCGCGACGCTGGCATTGGCATCCCCGGATCGGCTCGCGGGTTCTAACCCGGCACTGGTCGTCGCGCCGTTCGGCTCATTTGAAGCGGCTTTTCCCGTCGGCGGCGGTTGGCAATTAGACATTGCCCTTGGCGGCACCACCTTCCCGGCTTTCGCCATAGGCCCAGGCGGGTTCGAGTTACTTGAAGCGGGCTCTGTCACGTCGATTAAAGGGCACATCGGCGCCGAAAAATCTGGTCAAGTCGAAGGCGCGCCGGCGTGGCAAGTAGGAAGCGATACCGGGACTCGGCTGCAAATCTCTTCCTTGTCGCTCGGTGTCGATATGAGCCTTGAAGGCGCAGATGCCGATATCGGCTTTCTGATCAAAATCGGCCAGTCGGCGCTGGTCATCGCTCCCGGAGACGGTGACGGGTTCCTGCAAAAGGTCCTACCGAAAGATGGTTTCAAGATAGATTTTAACCTGGCGTTCGGCTGGTCAAAGTCGCATGGCGTGTACTTTGACGGCGGCGCGGGCTTTGAGGTGACCTTGCCGGTTCACCGGACGCTCTTTGACATCATCGAGATCGAAACCGTTTCAATCGCCCTGGCGATCAGCAAAGAGGGTTTGCGGCCAGCGGTCGCGACCACGATCAATGTTCATATCGGTCCCGTCGCCGCGACGGTCGAGCGAATGGGCCTGTCGGCAAATCTGGCTTTCAAGGAAGGTAACCTTGGCCCGGTCGATCTGTCAGTCGGGTTCAAGCCGCCCAACGGGCTCGGCATCGTCATCAATGCCGGGCCGGTCACCGGCGGCGGCTTCATCTCTTTCGACTTCGAGAATCAACGCTACGCCGGGGTGCTGCAACTCAAGCTCTACAGCATCGGCATCACGGCCATCGGGCTGCTCGACACCAAATTGCCCGGCGGCCAATCCGGGTTTTCGTTCCTGATCATCATCGCCGTCGAATTCACGCCAATTCAACTCGGCTTCGGCTTCACGCTCAACGGCGTCGGCGGGCTGGCAGGCATCAATCGGACAATCGTCACACAGGTGCTGCGCGACGGGTTGCGGCAGAAGGCCCTCGACAGCATTCTCTTTCCGCCGGAGCCGGTCAAACGCGCCACGCAGCTCATCAGCGATCTTCGTCGAGTCTTTCCGCCAGCCGAGAACCGCTACGTCTTCGGGCCGATGCTCAAGATCGGCTGGGCAACATTTCTCGAAGCGTCATTGGGCGTGATCCTGGAAGTGCCTTCGCCGGTGCGAATCATCATCCTCGGACAGCTCGACGTGCTGATGCCGGAACGCCACGCCCCGATTGTCGAGCTGCACCTGGACGTGCTCGGCATCATCGATTTCGGTGAGAAGCTGTTTTCGCTCGACGCCAGTCTCTACGATTCGCGGGTGGCGCTCTTCAATATTTCGGGCGATATGGCGTTGCGGCTGTCTTGGGGCGACAACCCCAGCTTCGCGTTGAGCGTCGGCGGCTTCAATCCCCACTTCCAGCCGCCGCCGGCCTTCCCGACGCTGCGGCGGCTGTGCATCTCGCTCGGATATGAAGACAACCCGCGCCTGGCCCTGGAAGCCTACTTCGCCGTCACCTCCAACTCGTTCCAGTTCGGCGCGGCGCTATCGTTGTATGCGGCGCTGGGGCCGCTGGAAATCAAAGGCTTCATGGGCTTCGATGCCCTGTTCATCTTCGAGCCGTTCTCGTTCATCATCGATTTCCAGGCATCGCTCGAACTCAGCATCTGGGGCTTCAAGCTGCTGGGCATTTACGTCACGGCGACGCTGTCGGGGCCGACGCCGTATCACATCATTGGTGAAGCCAAGGTCAGCATCCTGTTCTTCGAAGTCTCCGCGCATATCGATTTCACGTTCGGCGACGAGAAACACGAGAGCGTGCCAGGCGCAGACCCGTGGCCGTTGCTTGAAGCTGCCGTCGAAGATCAACGCAACTGGAGCGCGTCACTGCCGCCGGCATCAGTCGCGGCGGTCACACTGGCTGCGCCGGAAGGAAACCAGGCACCGGTTCTGGTTGATCCGATGGGCGGAATCACGCTGCGGCAAAAGGTCGTTCCGTTCAATCAGCGCCTTACGAAATTTGGCGAGGCGGCGCCGAAAGTTCATGACCTCTTCCAGCTTGAGGAGGTCAAGCTCGGCTCGTCGTCTCTCCGCCTGCCCGACCCTGAGCTGAACCTGGTTAGCGACCACTTCGCCCCGGGACAATTCCGCGAGATGACGGATGCCGAGAAGATATCCAGCCCGTCGTTCGTTGATCTGCCGTCCGGATTCACGCTCGCCAGCGATGCGCTGACGGTCGGCGGCGGAATGGAAACGAGAGTCGAATACACAACGAAGCTGATCGACACCAAAAATAAGACGAGCGTTGACGCGGGCACACATCCTGTCAGCGGCGCAACGCTGCTACAGATGGCGCGGCGCGGCGCACAAGGGTCGGAGCTAGCGATGGCTGGCCTCAGTAAGTACGCGCCTTCGCCAGCCGACCCCAAGCTCGTGGCACTCGCCGAAGAGCAGTTCGTCGTAGCCCAGAAGGCTGACCTGAAGATGCGGGCCGACATCACGCATCCCGTTTCAAAAGGGCTGGCCCAGCTGGCGCTGGCCGATTATCTGAGCCGTAAGCCGTCCGAGCGCGAGATGCTGCAAGTCATCCCCCTGGCCGAAAGCAAGGAGGCCGCATGA
- a CDS encoding MoxR family ATPase produces the protein MTFPYYTGEPRNTDGKNYLDNLPGSPRAGMEEPTGYTPDPGLLAAVNAALVLGQPLLLTGEPGTGKTQLANSVAGTMGSKQDGNHRPLIFVTKSTSTARDLFYTYDSLARFHAAQSQIGSKNSKDYLTYNALGVAILRACGIADLSAWLPEGFVLGHRGRSVVLIDEIDKAPRDFPNDILNEIEAMYFKVTELGNVEFKAQAGMQPIVIITSNSEKQLPDAFLRRCVYYHIPFPDSKTTRLQEIVAARIADFKAGHSPLLADALDFFYRLREASAGLTKKPATAELLAWLLFLRDRGAQVDKPLRQYEELMRASLNIMVKGPDDQAKSAPLLQQWLRQKR, from the coding sequence ATGACATTCCCTTATTACACCGGCGAGCCACGAAACACGGATGGCAAGAACTACCTGGATAATTTGCCTGGATCGCCGCGAGCCGGGATGGAGGAGCCGACCGGCTACACGCCCGACCCCGGGCTACTGGCCGCCGTCAACGCGGCATTGGTCCTCGGCCAGCCGCTGCTTCTGACCGGCGAGCCGGGCACGGGCAAAACACAGCTCGCCAATAGCGTCGCCGGCACGATGGGCAGTAAGCAGGACGGCAACCACCGCCCCCTGATCTTCGTTACCAAATCTACGAGCACGGCCCGCGACCTGTTCTATACCTATGACTCGCTGGCCCGCTTCCACGCCGCGCAGTCGCAGATCGGCAGCAAGAACAGTAAAGACTATCTGACCTACAACGCGCTCGGCGTCGCCATCCTGCGAGCCTGCGGCATCGCCGACCTCTCAGCCTGGTTGCCCGAAGGGTTCGTGCTCGGCCACAGGGGCCGCTCGGTTGTGTTGATCGACGAGATCGACAAAGCGCCGCGCGATTTTCCCAATGACATCCTCAACGAGATCGAGGCGATGTATTTCAAAGTCACGGAGCTGGGCAACGTCGAGTTCAAGGCCCAGGCCGGCATGCAGCCCATCGTCATCATCACCAGCAATTCGGAAAAGCAACTGCCCGACGCCTTCCTGCGCCGCTGTGTTTATTATCACATTCCGTTCCCTGACTCGAAGACGACTCGCCTGCAAGAGATTGTCGCGGCCCGCATCGCGGACTTCAAAGCCGGGCATTCGCCCTTACTGGCCGACGCCCTGGACTTCTTCTACCGGCTGCGTGAGGCCAGCGCCGGGCTGACCAAGAAGCCGGCAACCGCGGAGCTGCTGGCCTGGCTGCTCTTTTTGCGCGACCGCGGAGCGCAGGTCGATAAGCCCCTGCGCCAGTACGAGGAGTTGATGAGGGCGAGCCTCAACATCATGGTCAAAGGCCCGGATGACCAGGCCAAGTCGGCCCCGCTGTTGCAACAATGGCTGAGACAGAAAAGATAA